The genomic DNA TATCAGTGGATGTAAAGCAATTAAAGTTTAACCCAATCTGTCAAAAGCTTTTAAATTGTTCGAACCACACTGTATGCTGATGGTCGTGTGAAGGTACAGGAACTTGAAAGGCTTGAAAACTCGGGGGGAGAATTGCAGACATTAGAAATTTCATGTTGCACAGCTATTGAGAATCTAATTGATCCATCAGATCTAGAGAAGCTAGATTCTCGATATTTCACGATGCGAAAAGTTTAAAGAGATTCGGGGATAGGAGGAGCCGGAgtctatttaattatatatttctgGGTGTAAATTATTTTGGAAGCTGCGACATCTAACAAGGCATGCGTAATGTCCTCCTCAGGTTTGCTTCTCTTACCCTCCTTTTTCCTCATTCAGTGGATGGAGACCCATTTCACTAGTGTTGGAGCAAATTTTTTGAGAACTTACGGCATTTATATTCAGATACATACGATTTACTTTAAGGTAGGGCGAGGAGGATCAGGTCGCCTAGAAGATTATTCTAATGAGGAATCAAATGATAACTTTGACGAGTCTTTCAAtgagaagcagcagcagagaGGCTATAATATTTCCCGACTGGAAGGCTGATCTGCCAAGAGGGGATCCGGAAAATTTAAGGTTCCTTTAATCTTCTGCCAGAATTGAGATGGCTTCAATGGGGGGAGGGGTGTAAGGTTCCGATAGGCCTGGAGCAATTTTTTTCTGGTTACTGGAATTTGGAGCTCTTAGGTTTATTTCTATCATCGTGAATGGCCTCTTTATTGTTCTGCTGGTGGCAGTGAAGCTGAAAATGCTCAATCTCAATCACTGCCCAGATTTCGCAATTCTGAGAGCTAACTTTTCCAGTAGGATATGAACTAGGTATTTATTCCTCTCTTCAAATACCTATGGATTGTGTTCTAAGTCCCTTGTTAAGGTTCATAGACTGCTTTTGGCTGCCAGGGATAACTGGTTTTAAAATATCCTTCTGTAACTTTCATTTCCTTtagttttagaaaaaaattcgtTCAAATGAAGGTGAAAGCGATCAAGTTTTATTGGTTTTGTGTAAGAgcagtatatattttttataatttaaataaaacaaGGGGTTCGATCGGACGGTGGGTTTACCGGTGTTCTCCCATTTGGGTACACGTGTCTGAATGATTACTTCCAGCCGCTGAGCTAATCACAACCCAACACAAAGAAGCTTCTTCGCCCTTTTCCTCCTCCGCTTTTTCTTTCACTATTCTATTGCATTAAAAccatttcaaaaaaaaaaaaaacacggtCTTTGTTTATGAGGGACGGAAGGTGCTACCGTTGATTTTGGTATCGTACATATTGTCCGAATCTTCCCTTGCAAACAAAGAGGAGGATAAAATTTCGCTCGTGGTATAGGAACACAACACGATGTTGTAGAATGATCTatataaaaaatctaaatgaTAGAGTAAGGTCATATTTGACATGTTAAATACAAAGAACGTAACATAATACAATCAACTGTATAAAATACATGCGATTGGTAGATCCTTGGGTCCATGTTGTCAGTTTCCGTTCATATCTACCAAACGCAATCTAAATAGCTCCACGATATGTTTAAGTTTGGAATGCATGCAATAATTCATGTCTTATTCGTgtcttattttatataaatataagggtaaattataaaaaaaattcaaattttataaaaagtctcagttttgtcataaattttgttttgtaacaaaaaaaccataagttttctaaaatgtctaaaaaatgacctccgttataacttccgtcaatttttgctgctgatagTGAGTCCTTTTAACAGTTCATGTAGGCAAAAATTAACGAAAATTATAACgaatgtcatttttgagacattttaaaaaatttataatttttttgttacaaaataaaatttatgataaaattgagaaaattttacaaaatttgaaatttttttttgtaatttatcctaaatataaatataaagtcCTGAAAGGAATGCACAAAGTTCCCTTCCAATTGGCTGGTTACAACATTAGGGGTCCCACTCTTCTGTTTTcctactctctttttttttctatattaatTACACCAACCCGCTCAAATCACCTGATAAGGATGTGCCAATTAGCACAATGGGCCGCCCACCAATTTAGTTTTGCCACAGTTTGTTGCCGTGTGGGTCATCCTCCCTTGCCAGGAAAATATCAGTTGATTAAAGAAAGACCGCAGCAATAATTGACATAGTAGTTGgacaaaattcacaatttggTCCCTAAAAGATACATCACACTACAAATTACTTCTTGAAAGATTTTTTATATACTAATTGGCCCTTCTGTTTGAAACGTTAGCACATTTTGGTTCTTCTGTCAATGTTTTATCTAGTCTCCAATGGAAAAAGCTTACATGGCTCGTTATATGACTCTTAATTActgacttttattttttatttttacttttagaaTTAGGGCTCGATCTGAGAAGGGATGAGGGGCAGATCGACAATGGAGTCTCTTCACATATTCTCCCTCTATCTCCTTTCCCTCTTTCCTTCTTTGCCTCCCATTCCCGTCCCTTCCCCTTAACAAAAGCTTTTAGCGCGCgatcgtctcgaaaaccaaaaCCTTCCCTGACTTTGAACTTCAACCTCGTCATGACTCGAAGAGCTCAGAGCTATAACACCACCTCCTCctctaatttttattcttctttttcatcttCGATTGCGAGGGCTGAGTGGCTCTTGGGTCTCAACGGAGGGAGCAAGAAGATGGCAGGCTTGCTGGATATAGTGAAGGAAGGCGACCCGGTTCTGCACGAGCTTGACTGAGAAGTTGACCCGTCAGAAATTAGGTCGAAGAGGATTCAAAAGATCATCGACTATATGATGATTGTCATGCACAGAGCTCCCAGAGTTGGCCTCGCCGCTCCTCAGAGGCGGAGATGGGGGGTCATTGCCGATCTAAACCCCcgtaaaagaaaatggaaaaccaATAGAGAGAGATAAAGAGATGGGAAGAGAGAATGGACCTGAAGAGGAAAATTGTATGAGTTATGCAGCTTCCAACCTATCAACCCAACCCAACCTCCCCCccgccctctctctctctctctctctcattgaTTCGATTGCCCCTCCCCATGCCAGAAACCGAAATGAAAAGAGGAGGTATCGACCTTCCTTAATCCCTCATTAACTTTGCCCATTGCAACCAATCGTGAGCCTAGCTTTAGGATCTCCGCCACCCTCTAGCCTTTAGAAGCTCGAGCTCCGCCGAGACGACTCCATGGAGCTCTGCCCCTTCTCTGGATACTAACCagaacagagagagaaagaaatggGGGCAGTTTGGCCCCCCTTCCTGCAACGAGCTCCCTTGATGGGGAGAGCAGGTGCAGGGGTCCGGTGTGATCTGCCcttaaatttgttttttttattcgaaaggtaatcattttattttttatttgaaaagaaattaataaattacctaaaatgacGTTCATTTTAGGGGATTTAGTGCCAGCGTGGCTTTTAACAGGCTAGGTCAGCAAATAACAGGCCAAATCAACAATGTCCGTTATGGACGAGATGAAAACTAAGACGGAAGGACCAAATTATTCTGACCTTTCAAACGGAGGGACCAATTAATGTACTACAAATCTTTCAGGGACCAATTTGTAGCGAGATGTATCtttcaaggaccaaattgtgAATTTAGTCTTGGTAGTTGAACTAATGATGGCATGGGCTTCGTGGAAAGATCCCATCAGGATGAATTCGAGTTTGTTTAAAAAACGAAGACTCACTGTTGGGTGATTGGGACATACATCGCTTTTGGATTGggataaaaaaacaaaaaaaaagaaaaaagaaaaatttgtgATTGACTGATTTCATACTGAAAAGAGTTCATAGGCTGAGGTGAGGGGGAGGAGAGAGCTCAATCAAAATTCTCACATCAACTACTGCGATTGAAAAAAACTCTCTGACAGCTCGCTGATTCGATCTTTGATTGGAAGTACACGAAAATGGTTACTGATGGTAGTCCTTGGTTATCTTGGTGGGCATGCCTATGCGTTGCCTTTCTCTCGTCGTTCGTTTCGATCCTTGTCACTGTTTTTGTtatgaagaaaagaagcagAAGTACTGCAGAATCTGCAGCTACTACTTCTAATGATGCGTTCTCCAGTGGCACTGGTGGTGGCTGCAGAGTCGAGGCCTCATGCTCGTCCTCGGTCAGTGGCCAACCGGGATATGAGTACGACGTCTTCCTGAGCTTCAGGGGAGAAGATACTCGCAAGGGATTCACTGATGGCCTCTACACTGCCCTTGAAGGTGCTAGGATCCGCGTCTTCAGGGACAATGAGAGGCTCGGCATCGGCAAGGAAATTGGTCCTGAACTTCTGCAGGGTATCAAGCGGTCTAGCATCTCCATCCCCATCTTCTCTGAAAACTATGCATCAAGTAAGTGGTGCCTCAAAGAGTTTGCCTTCATGATGGAGTGCAGGGAAGCAAGGCAGCAGATCGTGCTTCCCATCTTCTACGATGTCACGCCAAACGAAGTCCAACACCAGACCGGAAGTTACGCCAAAGCCTTTCGGCAGCACACCAAAAAGCAGGACCCTAGGACTGTTCAAAGGTGGAGGAGAGCACTTGCAGAGGTTGGATCTTTGAAGGGTTGGGAATTAAAGAACGAGACTAATGGGTAATTAAACCATTCCCTATTGCGTAGTTATCTGTCTGGTGCTATAGATTATTTGCATCTTTCACTTAACTTTTCCGTATAATGTGTAAATCATATTTATCATCGACTTAACATACATATGATTAGAACAATTCGTGTTTCtaggaaaatgaaattatagaCTGTACAATTTAACAAATCTAAAAATTTTCTCACGACTAGTACAGGTTGGAAAAACTGATGGGAATTGTAAGATCAGTGGGAATGACAGTATGGTTTGCCGTTTGGCGTCCTATGACAAGTTTTGTATATCCTATAGAAATTGACAATACTGCACCATTTTCACTCGCAATCTATGAAACATTGTCGGCAAAAATTACCTTGCCCTCACGAAATTAATCTTATGCCACAGACATCAAGGAAAATTGATTAAGATGATAGTCACAAAGGTTTTGAGGAAGTTGAAGAATGCTCACCTTTGTGTCAATAACAAGTTAGTAGGGATCGACAATCACATGAAAGCAGTCATGAGAATGCTGAGTGTCGATGCGCCAGATGTGAGGTTTATTGGTATTTGGGGCATGGGGGGCATTGGAAAGACGACACTTGCTAAGGTCATCTATAACCAGATATTGGATGATTTTGACAGTTGCAGCTTCCTACAAGATGTACGAGAAACATCTGGGCGCAGTCACAATGGTCTTCGGCAATTGCAAAGTCAACTTGTTACTGACCTCTTGAAGTGTGACCGCTTGGAGTTTGCTTCCATTGATGAAGGAATAAGTGTACTCAAGCGTAGGTTTCGTGAGATGAAGGTCCTCATTCTTCTCGATGATGTTGATAGTGTTTATCAACTCAATGCACTGGCTGCGGAACTTGACTGGTTCGGCCAAGGGAGTAGAATCATCATCACCACTAGAAACAAGGGCGCTTTAGAAGTCCCTCAAGAGCATCAGGTCTATGAAGTAAAGGAAATGCAACAAGAGCAGGCCCTCCAACTATTTTGCAAGCATGCCTTGAGGAGAGATGCTCCCACGGTTAGACTGAGAGCTCTATCAGAAGAAATTGTCAGAAGAACGGGAGGTCTTCCTCTAGCTCTTGAAGTTATTGGCTCTTTTTTGCATGGGAAAAGTGAGGATACGTGGAAGGCAACATCACAGAAGTTGAAGATAGTGCCAAATAACGAAGTCGAACACAAGTTGAGGATTAGCTATGATGCATTACAGCACGAACAGCAACAAATGTTTTTAGATATTGCATGCCTTTTCAGCGGGGAAGATAAAAAGACCGTAGCTCACATGTGGGAAGATCAGTATAAATTTTCTCCGGAAGCTGATATTGAAGTCCTCCAACTATTGTCTCTTATTAAGATTGGAGAGGACAATATGCTACGGTTGCATGATCAGCTTCGAGATCTTGGTAGGGGAATTGTTCGGCAAGAAAACCTTAAAGAACCAGGGAAGCGGAGTAGGTTGTGGGGCGATGAAGCAATTGATGTGCTGTTGAACAATCAGGTAAaacatattttcttctttttccatcTTTGGTCGTACAAAAGGCTATTGTGTTGTTAGACAGATAAAAGAAATGGAATTCTTTATGcaaagtttcttttctttctttcttttatctttttggaGCAGGGGTCGAAAAATATAGAAGGCATCCGACTGGAATATCAGATTGGGTTGGAGTGCTGCTGTTTTACACCTAGCCAGTTTAGGAAGCTATCAAAGTTGAGATATCTCCAACTAGACTGCACTAATCTTGATGGCGATTTTGAGAATCTTCTACCAGCCCTGAGATGGCTTCGGTGGAAAATACCTTCACTCAACTGCACAGCGACAAATTTGAATGTAAAGGGCCTACTCATCCTTGATTTGTCAAATAGCAAGGTCACGCATAATTGGAATGCTTGGAACTCAATTCAGGTCTCTGCTAATACATTGAACTCTCTAATTGATAGTGTTGTCTATGGCAAGTTCGGCAATACTTACTAATTGTTTTGCAGATGATGACGATGAAGCTGAAAGTTCTTGACCTCAGCTACTGTACAGAACTCACTCGAACTCCTGATTTGTCTCCATTTTGCAACCTGGAGAGGTTAAATCTAAGGAATTGCAAAAGACTACACGTGATTGACCCTTCCATATGTAGGCTTAAGCATCTTGCTTCCCTCAATATGACAAATTGTCGTTTCGTTAAGGAGCTTCCAGAGCAATTGGACAGCAAGGAAACTTTGCTTGAACTTGTCATTGATGGAACTGGCATAAAAAAGTTGCCTAGCTTGGAAGGTTTGATGAAACTCAAAATCCTAAGTGCCAACAACTGTGCTTGTCTGACTCAGATTCCGAGTTCTATTGGCCATTTAACATCTCTCGCAGATCTCAGCCTTGATCAATCAAAAATCAGTGAGCTTCCAGAGTCGATTGGATCATTAGTGACATTGCGACGGCTAACGTTAGCAGGCACTCCTCTGAGAGAGCTTCCGAAGTCTATTGGGGGTTTGAATTCATTGGTCGAGTTGGTTCTATCCAAGACAAGGGTGGCGATATTGCCCGATTCCATTGAGAATCTGATTAATCTGCAAGTGCTTAAGATTGATCGTAGTTCAGTCCAATCTATACCTACTGCTCTTGGACAGTTAGAGAAACTTGAATCCATAGACGCTTCAGGGTGTCAATTAGTTGCACAAATTCCAATCGAGCTTGGGAGGCTATCCCTTTTAAAGGTCCTGCTATTGCGTCATACAAATATTAGCAGCATTCCAGTAACAATTGGGGGCCTTCCTTGTCTTGAGACTCTTGATTTAGCATGGTGCACACAGCTTAGAACTCTCCCTGAGCTTCCCAGCAGCTTAAGTAGTGTGTCACTGACCTGTGAGTCATCGGTGCCAATACCAAATCTCCCTTATTTGATTAACCTAAAGAAGATAGAATTTGTCCGGTCAGTAGTTCCCAAGGAGATTTTGGAGTTGCCAAAGTTGGAGAAGCTGCATATATCTCGGTCAAATGTTAGCATCTTACTGGACGGAATTGGCGTGTTGGCTATGCTTAAGGAGCTTTCTATTGGTAATGTCAATCTCCAATGCCTTCCCGAACTTCCATTGGGTTTGCATAAGCTATGTATATCACGTTGTCATTCCCTTGCGAGATTGACGGTGCTTTCAAATTGGCAAAACTTATCTGAATTAAAGCTACACGACTGCCCTGAGCTTGCCGAAATTGAGAGCCTCGGTGATCTAGCGTCATTGAGAACTTTGTACATTTCCTTCTGCCGAAGGATAGCTAAACTTGATGGCCTTGATAAGCtggaatttttaaaaaggcTAGATATTTCTGCATGTGAAAGTCTTGAGAGGCTACCAGATCTGTCGAAGTTGAGTGCATTGTCTTCGATGAATGTAAATATTTGTGAAAAGCTTGTTGAAATTCAAGGAGTCAGCAGTTTGCATGCCTTGACTCAGTTGACAGTTTGTGCGGCGTCCATTGAAACATTGAATGTGTCAAACCTAAAGTCATTGGAGTATCTAGATGTTCAAGGCTGCACTAGGCTAAAAGGACTTGATGGGCTTGATAAATTGGGAGCATTGATGAGATTGACCATTAGAGATTGTAAATCAATTGAAAAGTTGCCCAGTCTGTCGAACTTAAAGTTCTTGCGTTACTTATGGGCTGATGGTTGTGAGAAGTTACGAGGACTTGAGGGGCTTGAATCTCTGGAAAGAATGGAACGGCTATGGATTTCAGGATGTAAAGCAATTGAAAGGTTGCCTGATCTATCGAACTTGAAATCTTTGCAATATCTTTATGCCTGTGGCTGTGAGAAGTTACAAGGACTTGACGGCCTTGATAAATTGGTTGCATTGAGACAGTTAAGTATCGGCCGATGTAAGTCAATTGAAAAGTTGCCCAATCTGTCAAACTTAAGATTGTTGGAATATTTTGATGCTGATGGTTGTGAGAAGTTGCAAGAAGTTGAGGGGCTGAAAATAGTTGTAAAGTCACCAACTCAGCCGGAGTGGAAAGTGTGGCAATGTCTACGTGGTAATGGTATTGAGAAGTTACAAGAACTTGATGGGCTTGATGAATTGAGATCATTAGGGTGGTTACAAGGTTGTTCATCTGAGAAGTTACTCGACCAATCGAACTATGGAGTATTGAGACAATGGTATGCCGATGGCTGCGAGAAGGTACCAGAACTTGAGGGGCTCGAAAACCTGGAAAATTTTCACTTAGAAGTCTTTGAAGATTCAAATCGATTGAGACTCTATAAGATTGATAATTGGTAGAGTGCCTTGCTAGTTTTTTTGGTGGGAAAAGATATTACCTGTACGACATTTGGGTATGAGTTATAATAAGGGATGCATGGTGCAGACAAAGGACTACTCTCCTTTCCAGGTTGTTCAATAGCAAGTGCTTGAACCTTCCTTAGCAAGTTTCACTTTTGCATAGTTTTCTTAAATTCTAGCTGACTGTTTTTTCTTCTTACAAATACGATAAGTTTGACATTTCTGAGGGCATTTCTCAACAGCTGTCGATCAAAAATCAAGAATCCGAAACAGATATTCATTCAAATGAGTGAATTAGAAAGTAAATAAACATTTCAATTGCTTTGTAATGCTGTACCCAACTATCAGATAGACGTATCTGCAACAATTTGAGTCTATGAAAATCACATTCCACTTctcaaaattaagaaaatcctGAATCGATCTCTTCCCACATTGCCAGCTGCTTCTTTCCTTCCATTCCAACCAACAGTGCAAGTAGTCAGCAAGCCAATTAAGGAGCTTATCTTCCTTTCTTGTTTCTCTGATAACTGATAAAGCATTAAACGAGATATAGACAaccattaaaattaaaaaaaaaaaaaacacaagcGAACCGAAAGAAAGAAACTTTAAGAGTTATTTGACACTAACCACAACTGGAAGGGTCTCCGAATAAGTAATCCTTCATGAGTCAGATAACCGGACATTCCTCACTATACATTGATGATATCCAGTTAGAGATGACAGAAAAATAGCTGGAAGATGTCAAAAAAGGTGACCTAGGGAAAACAGTTACAAGTACTTGCTGGGGCAAGCTTCTTATTCTAAAGAAAGGAATTCGAAGAAGCATGGTTTGCGACAGGACATAGGCTTCAAAATAACACTTTGTCAGATAGTTCGAGGTTATAGAACTCTCCATTCAATATGCTTCGAGAGCTAAAAATCTCATCCATCAGGTACCATTTATTTGAGGTACATGATAGTGATAGTAATACACGAGACAGCATTATCAGTAATCAATCAAATATCGATCTGGCACCAAACAGTATGATTAAGGCAAACACACAGGGCAATTCAGAAAGTTTGCCTTAACAGTTAATCCTATCAAATGTCTGCATTGACTACACTACCTAGTAAACAATAAATGGTGCAGAAAAACTGACTCTGCCATTTACAAACCAAAAGTTCGAGACAAAAGCGATGAATATCGAAGGAAATTCTCTCTGAAGTTGTAAACTCACCATAGTCTGATATTGAGAGATTGAAGTCCATCATAGAAGTTGTCCGTACCCCTCAATTTCACTTAATATCTAGAAATTGATCTTAAATTTATCTCTTCGTGCTCCAGGATTTCTGTTAGATTATCACAGCCTGAGATATTTAGCCACCGTAAGGACATCAGCCCCGAGACATTTGGCAACCTTTTAATTACTTTGCATTGTCTGAGATCTAACGTTTGCAATGATTCCAACTCATCGAGTCCCTCTAGGCCCTGTAGCTTCTCGCAGCCTCCAGCATCCGAGCTTTCCAACAGCTTTAAGCTCGACAAATCAGGCAATGTTTCCAAGGATGTGCAATTGCAAATCTCCAAATTCCTCAGGGTGCACAAATCGTCAAGGCCTTCGGCTTCAACCAGCCTTTTGCACTCATTAGCCTTTATCGCATTCAACAACTTCAGATTCGATAAATCCGGTAGTCTTTCAAGATTTTTGCAGTATGAGACTTCCAAGTATGTCAGAGCTTCTACTCTCTCAAGCGCATCAAGGTTAGCTATTCTCGGGCTTCTAACTGTCAGGCGTGTTAAGAATGCTAATCTCCCGAGACATCGAATTTCCATCAGAGAGCATGCACATAGTTGGAGCTCTGATAGGTTCTGCAAGTTTGAAAGATCCGGTAATGCATGAAATAGATTGCATCCGACAACAGATAGATCGTGAAGGCCTGGGGGAAGGGTGGGAAGGGATCGAAGTCTCCCGCAATTTACAATGCTGAGCACCTTTAGCCGAGA from Punica granatum isolate Tunisia-2019 chromosome 2, ASM765513v2, whole genome shotgun sequence includes the following:
- the LOC116196373 gene encoding putative adenylate cyclase regulatory protein, producing the protein MMTMKLKVLDLSYCTELTRTPDLSPFCNLERLNLRNCKRLHVIDPSICRLKHLASLNMTNCRFVKELPEQLDSKETLLELVIDGTGIKKLPSLEGLMKLKILSANNCACLTQIPSSIGHLTSLADLSLDQSKISELPESIGSLVTLRRLTLAGTPLRELPKSIGGLNSLVELVLSKTRVAILPDSIENLINLQVLKIDRSSVQSIPTALGQLEKLESIDASGCQLVAQIPIELGRLSLLKVLLLRHTNISSIPVTIGGLPCLETLDLAWCTQLRTLPELPSSLSSVSLTCESSVPIPNLPYLINLKKIEFVRSVVPKEILELPKLEKLHISRSNVSILLDGIGVLAMLKELSIGNVNLQCLPELPLGLHKLCISRCHSLARLTVLSNWQNLSELKLHDCPELAEIESLGDLASLRTLYISFCRRIAKLDGLDKLEFLKRLDISACESLERLPDLSKLSALSSMNVNICEKLVEIQGVSSLHALTQLTVCAASIETLNVSNLKSLEYLDVQGCTRLKGLDGLDKLGALMRLTIRDCKSIEKLPSLSNLKFLRYLWADGCEKLRGLEGLESLERMERLWISGCKAIERLPDLSNLKSLQYLYACGCEKLQGLDGLDKLVALRQLSIGRCKSIEKLPNLSNLRLLEYFDADGCEKLQEVEGLKIVVKSPTQPEWKVWQCLRGNGIEKLQELDGLDELRSLGWLQGCSSEKLLDQSNYGVLRQWYADGCEKVPELEGLENLENFHLEVFEDSNRLRLYKIDNW
- the LOC116193914 gene encoding TMV resistance protein N-like, with the translated sequence MVTDGSPWLSWWACLCVAFLSSFVSILVTVFVMKKRSRSTAESAATTSNDAFSSGTGGGCRVEASCSSSVSGQPGYEYDVFLSFRGEDTRKGFTDGLYTALEGARIRVFRDNERLGIGKEIGPELLQGIKRSSISIPIFSENYASSKWCLKEFAFMMECREARQQIVLPIFYDVTPNEVQHQTGSYAKAFRQHTKKQDPRTVQRWRRALAEVGSLKGWELKNETNGHQGKLIKMIVTKVLRKLKNAHLCVNNKLVGIDNHMKAVMRMLSVDAPDVRFIGIWGMGGIGKTTLAKVIYNQILDDFDSCSFLQDVRETSGRSHNGLRQLQSQLVTDLLKCDRLEFASIDEGISVLKRRFREMKVLILLDDVDSVYQLNALAAELDWFGQGSRIIITTRNKGALEVPQEHQVYEVKEMQQEQALQLFCKHALRRDAPTVRLRALSEEIVRRTGGLPLALEVIGSFLHGKSEDTWKATSQKLKIVPNNEVEHKLRISYDALQHEQQQMFLDIACLFSGEDKKTVAHMWEDQYKFSPEADIEVLQLLSLIKIGEDNMLRLHDQLRDLGRGIVRQENLKEPGKRSRLWGDEAIDVLLNNQVKHIFFFFHLWSYKRLLCC
- the LOC116196383 gene encoding putative adenylate cyclase regulatory protein, which encodes MPPGIARLSKLEFLQFHGTGISSLPEEIGALSRLKVLSIVNCGRLRSLPTLPPGLHDLSVVGCNLFHALPDLSNLQNLSELQLCACSLMEIRCLGRLAFLTRLTVRSPRIANLDALERVEALTYLEVSYCKNLERLPDLSNLKLLNAIKANECKRLVEAEGLDDLCTLRNLEICNCTSLETLPDLSSLKLLESSDAGGCEKLQGLEGLDELESLQTLDLRQCKVIKRLPNVSGLMSLRWLNISGCDNLTEILEHEEINLRSISRY